In a genomic window of Halalkalicoccus sp. CG83:
- a CDS encoding DUF309 domain-containing protein produces MDEHTRDPSVPAPDGDPTGWHQGGVIDGDDRIKGPANGYWEHATLRRATVHGVRLFNSEEYHESHDCFEHEWYNYASGSVESKFLHGMVQVAAGTYKHADFEDDDGMRSLFETALQYLHGVPHDFYGVDVIDVRTRLGDALDDPTAIEGWRIRLDGRHPEADEEDYAFAETLEEGP; encoded by the coding sequence ATGGACGAGCACACCCGCGATCCTTCCGTTCCGGCGCCCGACGGCGACCCGACGGGCTGGCACCAGGGCGGGGTGATCGATGGCGACGATCGGATCAAGGGTCCCGCCAACGGCTACTGGGAGCACGCCACGCTTCGTCGGGCGACCGTCCACGGCGTGCGGCTGTTCAACTCCGAGGAGTACCACGAGTCCCACGACTGCTTCGAGCACGAGTGGTACAACTACGCGAGCGGCTCCGTCGAGAGCAAGTTCCTCCACGGGATGGTACAGGTCGCCGCGGGAACGTACAAGCACGCCGACTTCGAGGACGACGACGGGATGCGCTCGCTGTTCGAGACCGCACTCCAGTACCTCCACGGCGTCCCGCACGACTTCTACGGCGTGGACGTGATCGACGTCCGGACGCGACTCGGCGACGCCCTCGACGATCCGACCGCGATCGAGGGATGGCGGATCCGACTCGACGGCCGCCATCCGGAGGCCGACGAGGAGGACTACGCCTTCGCCGAGACGCTCGAGGAGGGGCCGTAG
- a CDS encoding CHAT domain-containing protein, whose amino-acid sequence MIDWEVTTAGLRVSDRSAAVEISAPDWGEFYAGGTLPRPVDTTVSGQVSKLAFGTARATVTSLNDDESYGSLARGRTELSSDRYLLSIDTPIETAVRFDGPATLSAPDQSLEVTLDDRQTVTLGFRSQLRRPEATVTVPDDPAGLARAVSHLHAGFETTGPERSIPALRGHPPRIEYGETSIPERVRDATADTGIEIVVPDDHESVLVTAPLAYYLQAAVTVEPGATPTLRAPAVGLERELEDVEAAVESLLRRTFYLDCCCRRAGPLLAGLPDPSDLGLDPVALEHASPAERLHAYLEGCDDGVDDEVPDWHLSTSLSMEPETALALPYLLDRLSLIHRPRTRSLDGKELLKRSLTDFYRRPEARPAVSVDVVRPQSTPGRSHAWIDDTTPIDVFSPSTRAFENALAGLDTDGRLPFIVVGNDPEMAEECREVARIYEERTARLPIDVTVHHGLTREELSQVFQRRSAFVHYIGHCDVDGLRCTDGNLATESIPESNAQTFFLNACGSYYEGRSLIERGSVAGGVTFSKVLNEQAATVGTTFARLLLAGFSIDRAMQLARRQIMMGKNYAVVGDGTHVLGGRRDRHPGTVVADRTDEDRFAITYDVLPNWTAGSWYYPEGMGTDRPHLLGTTTESTLDRSSFLEMLESIDAPVVYDGQFFWPEELATQLRVRVE is encoded by the coding sequence ATGATCGACTGGGAGGTGACGACGGCGGGGTTGCGCGTGTCCGATCGTAGCGCCGCCGTCGAGATTTCCGCCCCCGATTGGGGGGAGTTCTACGCCGGCGGAACGCTCCCGCGCCCGGTCGATACGACCGTTTCCGGACAGGTCTCCAAACTGGCATTCGGGACCGCGCGCGCGACGGTGACGAGCCTGAACGACGACGAGAGCTACGGGTCGCTGGCGCGCGGCCGAACCGAACTCTCGTCGGATCGGTACCTCCTCAGCATCGACACCCCGATCGAGACGGCGGTCCGGTTCGACGGGCCGGCGACCCTCTCGGCCCCCGATCAGTCGCTGGAGGTGACGCTCGACGATCGTCAGACGGTCACGCTCGGCTTCCGAAGCCAGCTCCGCCGACCGGAGGCCACGGTGACGGTTCCGGACGATCCGGCCGGTCTCGCCCGCGCGGTCTCGCACCTCCACGCCGGCTTCGAGACGACGGGTCCCGAACGGTCGATCCCCGCCCTCCGCGGGCATCCGCCCCGGATCGAGTACGGCGAGACCTCGATCCCCGAGAGGGTCCGCGACGCGACGGCGGACACCGGGATCGAGATCGTCGTCCCCGACGATCACGAGTCCGTCCTCGTCACCGCGCCGCTCGCGTACTACCTCCAGGCGGCGGTCACGGTCGAGCCGGGAGCGACCCCGACCCTTCGAGCGCCCGCCGTCGGTCTCGAACGCGAACTAGAGGACGTCGAGGCGGCGGTCGAATCGCTGCTGCGACGAACGTTCTACCTCGACTGTTGTTGTCGGCGAGCGGGCCCGCTGTTGGCGGGTCTACCCGATCCGAGCGATCTGGGTCTCGACCCCGTCGCGCTCGAACACGCGAGTCCCGCCGAGCGGCTGCATGCGTATCTCGAGGGCTGTGACGACGGCGTCGACGACGAGGTTCCCGACTGGCACCTCTCGACGTCGCTCTCGATGGAGCCGGAGACCGCGCTGGCGCTGCCCTATCTGCTCGATCGACTCAGTCTGATCCACCGTCCGCGGACGCGGTCGCTCGACGGAAAGGAACTGCTCAAACGGTCGTTGACCGACTTCTATCGCCGACCCGAGGCACGTCCGGCGGTGTCGGTCGACGTCGTCAGACCCCAGTCTACCCCGGGGCGTTCACACGCCTGGATCGACGACACGACGCCGATCGACGTCTTCAGTCCGAGCACGCGGGCGTTCGAGAACGCGCTCGCCGGGCTCGATACGGACGGTCGACTCCCCTTCATCGTCGTCGGCAACGACCCGGAGATGGCCGAGGAGTGTCGCGAGGTCGCCCGGATCTACGAGGAACGCACGGCACGCCTCCCCATCGACGTGACCGTCCATCACGGGCTCACCCGCGAGGAGCTCTCACAGGTGTTCCAGCGACGCAGCGCGTTCGTCCACTACATCGGTCACTGTGACGTCGACGGGCTGCGGTGTACCGACGGAAATCTCGCAACCGAATCGATCCCGGAGAGCAACGCCCAGACGTTCTTCCTGAACGCCTGCGGGAGTTACTACGAGGGACGGTCACTGATCGAACGCGGGAGCGTCGCCGGCGGCGTGACGTTCTCGAAGGTGCTCAACGAGCAGGCCGCGACCGTCGGAACGACCTTCGCGCGGCTGCTGCTCGCGGGGTTCAGCATCGACCGCGCGATGCAGCTAGCCCGGCGCCAGATCATGATGGGGAAGAACTACGCCGTCGTCGGGGACGGAACCCACGTGCTCGGCGGTCGGCGCGATCGTCATCCGGGCACCGTCGTCGCCGACAGGACCGACGAGGACAGGTTCGCGATCACCTACGACGTCCTCCCCAACTGGACGGCGGGCAGTTGGTACTACCCCGAGGGGATGGGCACCGACCGACCCCACCTCCTCGGAACGACGACCGAGTCGACGCTGGATCGGTCGTCGTTCCTCGAGATGCTGGAGTCGATCGACGCACCGGTCGTCTACGACGGTCAGTTCTTCTGGCCGGAGGAACTCGCCACGCAGCTTCGCGTCCGGGTCGAGTGA
- a CDS encoding Mut7-C RNAse domain-containing protein — MPTPADVRLLLDVMLGKLATYLRMCGYDAAYALDRGVEDDAVLCSAADREGRTLLTRDVELATNASDGLLLESHDVRGQLLELSRRGYALSLDAPSRCSRCNGRLDRLGPEEATPPFAPDPDGTPVWRCRDCGQPFWQGSHWEDVADTLEGIRRAAEGGRSTALDGSEP; from the coding sequence ATGCCCACGCCAGCCGACGTCCGCCTCCTGCTCGATGTGATGCTCGGTAAGCTCGCGACCTACCTTCGGATGTGTGGGTACGACGCCGCCTACGCGCTCGATCGCGGCGTGGAGGACGACGCGGTCCTGTGCTCGGCCGCGGACCGGGAGGGACGCACGCTACTCACGCGCGACGTCGAACTCGCGACGAACGCGTCGGACGGACTCCTGCTCGAGTCGCATGACGTCCGAGGACAGCTCCTGGAGCTCTCACGTCGCGGGTATGCGCTCTCGCTCGACGCTCCGTCCCGGTGTTCGCGCTGCAACGGTCGACTGGACCGACTCGGCCCGGAGGAGGCCACCCCGCCGTTCGCTCCCGATCCCGACGGAACGCCGGTCTGGCGGTGTCGCGATTGTGGACAGCCGTTCTGGCAGGGCAGCCACTGGGAGGACGTCGCCGATACCCTCGAAGGGATCCGTCGAGCCGCCGAGGGCGGTCGGTCGACCGCCCTCGACGGATCGGAACCCTGA
- a CDS encoding DUF63 family protein yields MNDAFDRIDPVRAWAATLAGAIIALVVGSLAFPRRVYDGFVWKYFWGPVVADGTGSTCARRVDGETVLLDGASECQRAAGVVAEPGYTTISTVSYALILVFALVGVVFLLQRLDIGSGHGFFFALFPFMLFGGALRTVEDASIALLRAGDPAIPFPWSGLLISPLIYFTVFFVTLAAVLLSVAAARRGPVDRYEYPLAGIGTAALVVTVGYLGWLANTTGLLGFHPIVSIVTLGGATLIAALAWVGTERYAPEVNAGTGYMGVLVVWGHTVDGIANVLSLDWASALGLPTYTPKHVVNSAIVDVTGALQPESVSSAIGTAWPFLFVKVGAALFVVWVFNEEIFEESPRYSMLLLVAVTAVGLGPGTRDFLRATFGI; encoded by the coding sequence ATGAACGACGCGTTCGACCGGATCGATCCCGTCCGAGCGTGGGCGGCGACGCTGGCGGGAGCGATCATCGCCCTCGTCGTCGGCTCGCTCGCCTTCCCTCGGCGGGTGTACGACGGGTTCGTCTGGAAGTACTTCTGGGGTCCGGTCGTCGCCGACGGCACCGGCTCGACCTGCGCACGGCGGGTCGACGGCGAGACCGTGCTGCTCGACGGTGCGAGCGAATGCCAGCGGGCTGCCGGCGTCGTCGCCGAGCCCGGCTACACGACGATCTCGACGGTCAGCTACGCGCTGATTCTCGTCTTCGCCCTGGTCGGCGTCGTGTTCCTGCTGCAGCGACTCGATATCGGGAGCGGACACGGTTTCTTCTTCGCGCTGTTCCCGTTCATGCTGTTCGGCGGCGCGCTCAGGACCGTCGAGGACGCGAGCATCGCGCTGCTGCGGGCGGGCGATCCCGCGATCCCGTTCCCGTGGAGCGGCCTGCTCATCAGTCCCCTGATCTACTTCACGGTCTTCTTCGTCACGCTCGCCGCGGTGCTTCTCAGCGTCGCCGCCGCCCGCCGAGGGCCCGTCGATCGGTACGAGTACCCCCTCGCCGGGATCGGAACGGCCGCGCTCGTCGTGACCGTCGGTTACCTCGGCTGGCTCGCGAACACGACCGGACTCCTCGGCTTCCATCCGATCGTCTCGATCGTCACCCTCGGCGGCGCGACGCTGATAGCCGCACTCGCCTGGGTCGGGACCGAACGTTACGCCCCCGAAGTCAACGCCGGTACGGGCTACATGGGCGTGCTCGTCGTCTGGGGCCACACCGTCGACGGGATCGCGAACGTGCTCAGCCTCGACTGGGCGTCGGCGCTCGGACTGCCGACGTACACGCCCAAACACGTGGTGAACAGCGCGATCGTCGACGTGACCGGGGCGCTCCAACCCGAGTCGGTATCGAGCGCGATCGGCACCGCGTGGCCGTTCCTGTTCGTGAAGGTCGGCGCCGCCCTGTTCGTCGTCTGGGTGTTCAACGAGGAGATCTTCGAGGAGAGTCCCCGCTACTCGATGCTGCTCCTGGTCGCCGTCACCGCCGTCGGTCTCGGTCCCGGCACGCGCGACTTCCTCCGGGCGACGTTCGGAATCTAA
- a CDS encoding phosphoenolpyruvate carboxykinase (ATP) has protein sequence MSGDATPGEPISVRRSVTPETDFPDPDAETVTYDPSLERLREFSRPLETTTEYASPAYVSEFRSRSADRTKNTVDDPFTEEDWRLIQGAIDRMSETELVCVDRMVGREHAYCCRLFVPKKYGRIALAWAKLLDPVSEGREPDFYTVQLPDWEETAIRVLPESGVTVVVGSDYTGEAKKSFLRLFMYYAKRCGGLGLHAGTKRVRIEADGELEDVTQLFLGLSGTGKSTLTGHGCWLSDPEEAVMLQDDVCALFPDGTVAGSEGGGLYIKTMELDGDEQPALYHAATRPEAVLENVAVDDDGTVDFDDGSLTTNGRAVIRREDLRSAAAGIDCDRADQVFFITRNPLMPPISRLSTDQAAAAFMLGESIETSAGDPERAGESIRVVGTNPFIMGPEGQEGNRFVDLIEQTDAECYVLNTGYVGDAEKPIEVEHTISILMAAARGEIDWTHESTLGLDVPRRVPGMPIEEFRLADHCEDYETQLAELREERREYLAGFETLREGIREAVY, from the coding sequence ATGTCAGGCGATGCCACCCCGGGCGAGCCGATCAGCGTACGCCGATCGGTCACGCCCGAAACGGACTTCCCCGATCCGGACGCCGAGACCGTCACGTACGACCCGAGCCTCGAACGGCTTCGAGAGTTCTCGAGGCCGCTCGAGACGACCACCGAATACGCCAGCCCCGCGTACGTCAGCGAGTTTCGGTCCCGGAGCGCCGACCGAACGAAGAACACGGTCGACGATCCGTTCACGGAGGAGGACTGGCGACTCATCCAGGGTGCGATCGATCGAATGAGCGAGACGGAGCTCGTCTGTGTCGATCGGATGGTCGGTCGCGAGCACGCCTACTGCTGTCGGCTGTTCGTTCCGAAGAAGTACGGCCGGATCGCGCTCGCGTGGGCGAAGCTCCTCGATCCGGTGTCCGAGGGTCGCGAACCCGATTTCTATACGGTCCAGCTGCCCGACTGGGAGGAGACGGCGATACGGGTGCTGCCCGAGTCGGGCGTGACGGTCGTGGTCGGTAGCGACTACACCGGCGAGGCCAAGAAGTCGTTCCTCCGGCTGTTCATGTACTACGCCAAACGATGCGGTGGGCTGGGGTTGCACGCCGGTACCAAACGCGTGCGTATCGAGGCCGACGGGGAACTCGAGGACGTCACCCAGCTGTTCCTCGGGCTGAGCGGCACCGGGAAGTCGACGCTCACCGGTCACGGTTGCTGGCTCTCGGACCCCGAGGAGGCGGTCATGCTTCAGGACGACGTCTGTGCGCTCTTTCCCGACGGCACCGTTGCGGGTAGCGAGGGCGGCGGACTCTACATCAAAACGATGGAGCTCGATGGCGACGAACAGCCGGCGCTGTATCACGCCGCGACCCGTCCCGAGGCCGTGCTGGAGAACGTCGCCGTCGACGATGACGGCACTGTGGATTTCGACGACGGTTCGCTCACGACCAACGGCCGCGCGGTGATCCGCCGGGAGGACCTCCGAAGCGCCGCCGCCGGGATCGACTGTGACCGCGCCGATCAGGTCTTCTTCATCACTCGCAACCCGCTGATGCCACCGATCTCGCGGCTGTCTACCGACCAGGCAGCGGCCGCGTTCATGCTCGGCGAGTCGATCGAGACGAGCGCGGGCGACCCCGAGCGGGCAGGTGAGTCGATCCGGGTCGTCGGGACGAACCCGTTCATCATGGGCCCGGAGGGCCAGGAAGGGAACCGCTTTGTCGACCTGATCGAGCAGACCGACGCCGAGTGTTACGTGCTCAACACCGGTTACGTCGGCGATGCGGAGAAACCGATCGAGGTCGAGCACACGATCTCGATCCTCATGGCCGCCGCACGTGGCGAGATCGACTGGACCCACGAGTCGACGCTCGGGCTCGACGTCCCCAGACGCGTCCCCGGAATGCCGATCGAGGAGTTTAGGCTTGCGGATCACTGCGAGGACTACGAAACCCAACTTGCCGAGCTTCGCGAGGAACGCCGGGAGTACTTAGCGGGGTTCGAGACGCTTCGCGAGGGGATCCGGGAGGCGGTCTACTGA
- the glyA gene encoding serine hydroxymethyltransferase, with translation MEYDTVREIDPAVADALTSEVDRQRSGLQMIASENHVSSAVLEAQSSALTNKYAEGYPGKRYYAGCEHADRVEELAVSRAKELWGADHVNVQPHSGTQANMGVYLAMLEPGDKILSLDLTHGGHLSHGHPANFAGQLFEVEQYEVDPETGYIDYEGLAAQAAEFEPDVIVSGYSAYPREVEWERIQTVAEDVGAYHLADIAHITGLVAADVHASPVGIADFVTGSTHKTIRSGRGGIIMCEEEFAGDIDSAVFPGAQGGPLMHNVAGKAVGFQEALQPEFEAYAEQVVENARTLGETLQENGLSLVSGGTDTHLVLVDLRDSHPETTGGDAEDALEEAGIVLNANTVPGETRSAFNPSGIRAGTPAITTRGFEEEEMRTVGDCIARVVDAAATDDESAIEEVGREVDALCEAHPLYED, from the coding sequence ATGGAGTACGACACCGTCCGCGAGATCGATCCCGCGGTCGCCGACGCGCTGACGTCGGAGGTCGATCGCCAGCGCTCCGGCCTCCAGATGATCGCGAGCGAGAACCACGTCTCGTCCGCGGTGCTCGAGGCACAGAGCAGCGCACTGACCAACAAGTACGCCGAGGGCTACCCCGGAAAGCGATACTACGCCGGCTGCGAGCACGCCGACCGCGTCGAGGAACTCGCCGTTTCACGCGCGAAGGAGCTCTGGGGAGCCGACCACGTCAACGTCCAGCCCCACTCGGGAACGCAGGCGAACATGGGCGTCTACCTGGCGATGCTCGAGCCCGGCGATAAGATCCTCTCGCTCGATCTGACCCACGGCGGCCACCTCAGCCACGGCCATCCCGCGAACTTCGCGGGTCAGCTGTTCGAGGTCGAACAGTACGAGGTCGACCCCGAGACGGGCTACATCGACTACGAGGGACTCGCCGCGCAGGCGGCGGAGTTCGAACCCGACGTGATCGTCTCGGGCTACTCCGCCTACCCGCGCGAGGTCGAGTGGGAGCGGATCCAAACGGTCGCCGAGGACGTCGGTGCCTACCACCTCGCCGACATCGCCCACATCACGGGGCTCGTCGCGGCGGACGTCCACGCCTCGCCGGTCGGCATCGCGGACTTCGTCACCGGTTCGACGCACAAGACGATCCGCTCGGGTCGCGGCGGGATCATCATGTGCGAGGAGGAGTTCGCGGGCGATATCGACTCGGCCGTCTTCCCCGGCGCCCAGGGCGGGCCGCTGATGCACAACGTCGCCGGGAAGGCCGTCGGCTTCCAGGAGGCACTCCAGCCGGAGTTCGAGGCGTATGCGGAACAGGTCGTCGAGAACGCGCGCACGCTGGGCGAGACCCTCCAGGAGAACGGCCTCTCGCTGGTGTCGGGCGGGACCGACACCCACCTCGTGCTCGTCGATCTGCGCGACTCGCACCCCGAGACGACCGGGGGCGACGCCGAGGACGCCCTGGAGGAGGCGGGGATCGTCCTGAACGCCAACACCGTCCCCGGCGAGACCCGCAGCGCGTTCAACCCGAGCGGGATTCGGGCGGGGACGCCCGCGATCACCACCCGCGGGTTCGAGGAGGAGGAGATGCGGACCGTCGGTGACTGCATCGCACGCGTGGTCGACGCGGCCGCCACCGACGACGAGAGCGCGATCGAGGAGGTCGGCCGGGAGGTCGACGCGCTGTGTGAGGCCCACCCGCTCTACGAGGACTGA
- a CDS encoding YcaO-like family protein has translation MSTVGIAGSGPATEAIEAALADAGIDAARVDVDDLPSTRVGVVIARTGDDRFARANDAIEGPWIAVELGGVGGYALEDVVASVAGFTPETGCYTCLRTRVAAGDPAVDSVETDPRSARFAGAIAGYELVAALGGDETSLLGGVIELPYTQRRLLPVPTCSCGERTQAPERGERVDRPLEDAIARAEVAVDERLGIVREVGEVASFPAPYYLATGAETSGFSDVSAATKAAGVAVDWNTAYMRALGEALERYGAGVYRNANLDHDRPADRPDAVPPAVFAGVEDTDAEIPWVDGERLDSGESVSLPAEFVHFPPPEKRFGSAITTGLGLGSSPDAALLSGLYETVERDATMLAWYSTFEPLELDVEDGGFETLSRRAASEGLSVTPLLVTQDVDVPVVAVAVHREGNEPDGEAGWPRFAVGSDANLDTNAAARSALCEALQNWMELRSMGPEGAESSSGWIGRYGSFPAPAREFIDVDGRVDASAVGVDVSSANELDTVLERITDAGLTPYAAWLTPRDVRDLGFEVARVLVPEAQPLFTREPVFAERARTVPRSLGFEPRPDRQPHPYP, from the coding sequence ATGAGTACCGTCGGTATCGCGGGGTCGGGCCCCGCGACTGAGGCGATCGAGGCAGCGCTCGCGGACGCGGGGATCGACGCGGCGCGGGTCGACGTCGACGACCTTCCGAGCACTCGAGTCGGCGTCGTGATCGCGCGGACCGGGGACGACCGCTTCGCGCGTGCGAACGATGCCATCGAGGGCCCCTGGATCGCGGTCGAGCTGGGAGGCGTGGGAGGATACGCCCTCGAGGACGTCGTGGCCTCGGTCGCCGGCTTCACGCCCGAGACGGGCTGTTATACGTGTCTTCGAACGCGGGTCGCGGCCGGCGATCCCGCCGTCGACAGCGTCGAGACCGATCCTCGATCCGCCCGGTTCGCGGGCGCGATCGCCGGCTACGAACTCGTCGCCGCACTCGGCGGCGATGAGACCTCGCTTCTGGGCGGCGTCATCGAACTCCCGTACACGCAGCGACGGCTGCTTCCGGTACCGACCTGTTCCTGTGGCGAACGGACGCAGGCACCCGAGCGCGGCGAACGCGTAGATCGACCGCTCGAGGACGCGATCGCCCGTGCGGAGGTCGCCGTCGACGAACGACTCGGGATCGTCCGCGAGGTCGGCGAGGTAGCGTCGTTCCCCGCACCGTACTACCTGGCGACGGGGGCGGAGACGAGCGGGTTCAGCGACGTGAGCGCCGCGACGAAGGCCGCGGGCGTCGCCGTCGACTGGAACACGGCGTACATGCGCGCGCTCGGCGAGGCGCTCGAACGCTACGGGGCGGGCGTCTACCGGAACGCGAATCTCGATCACGATCGGCCCGCGGATCGACCCGACGCCGTCCCGCCCGCGGTCTTCGCCGGCGTCGAGGACACCGACGCGGAGATCCCGTGGGTCGACGGTGAGCGCCTCGATAGCGGTGAGTCCGTCTCGCTGCCCGCCGAGTTCGTCCACTTTCCGCCGCCGGAGAAGCGCTTCGGGTCGGCGATCACGACGGGTCTCGGACTGGGTAGCTCGCCCGACGCGGCGCTGCTCTCGGGGCTCTACGAGACCGTCGAGCGCGACGCGACGATGCTGGCGTGGTACTCGACGTTCGAGCCGCTCGAACTCGACGTCGAGGACGGGGGTTTCGAGACGCTCTCGCGGCGGGCGGCGAGCGAGGGGCTGTCAGTGACGCCACTGCTGGTGACCCAGGACGTCGACGTTCCCGTCGTGGCGGTGGCGGTCCACCGCGAGGGGAACGAACCGGACGGCGAGGCCGGCTGGCCGCGGTTCGCCGTCGGTTCGGACGCGAACCTCGATACGAACGCCGCCGCTCGATCGGCGCTCTGTGAGGCGCTACAGAACTGGATGGAGCTGCGATCGATGGGTCCCGAAGGAGCCGAATCGTCATCGGGGTGGATCGGGCGATACGGCTCGTTCCCCGCCCCCGCTCGGGAGTTCATCGACGTCGACGGCCGGGTCGACGCGTCGGCGGTCGGCGTCGACGTCTCCTCGGCGAACGAACTCGACACGGTGCTCGAGCGGATCACGGACGCCGGTCTGACGCCGTACGCCGCGTGGCTCACCCCGCGGGACGTTCGCGACCTCGGGTTCGAGGTCGCGCGCGTGCTGGTTCCGGAGGCCCAACCGCTGTTCACCCGAGAGCCGGTCTTCGCCGAGCGCGCGAGAACCGTGCCACGAAGCCTGGGGTTCGAACCCCGCCCGGACCGACAGCCCCATCCGTACCCCTGA
- the tbsP gene encoding transcriptional regulator TbsP, with translation MASNLLDDDIEDILRTVLEDTDETLLVVNPSATAIEELVDVAGGLSDLPEIRLLGDESTLKDVMGDFILASNAADLVHEDALRLRVLEDENENSLLISPDQVVALINVGDTVAGLTTDDAEFVDVAYDEYTTTWEGASEFNLRTPPLSQVRSTLSADIGDGVENDFTGVLSSLQTARGDGNGLDEVTISLLVAAKNEVLLYDISKWGEDVGIASKATFSRTKTRLEDMGLIDTEKVPIDVGRPRLRLKFGDERLYEANTDQLASVAQNLLT, from the coding sequence ATGGCCTCAAATTTACTGGACGACGACATCGAAGATATCCTTCGAACCGTCCTCGAAGACACCGACGAGACCCTGCTCGTCGTCAACCCGTCCGCGACCGCGATCGAGGAGCTGGTCGACGTCGCCGGTGGGCTCTCCGACCTACCGGAGATCCGACTCCTCGGCGATGAGTCGACGCTGAAGGACGTAATGGGCGACTTCATCCTCGCGAGCAACGCCGCCGACCTCGTCCACGAGGACGCGCTGCGGCTCAGAGTGCTCGAGGACGAGAACGAGAACTCGCTGCTGATCAGTCCCGATCAGGTCGTCGCGCTCATCAACGTCGGCGACACCGTCGCCGGACTGACGACTGACGATGCGGAGTTCGTCGACGTCGCGTACGACGAGTACACGACCACGTGGGAGGGGGCCTCGGAGTTCAACCTCCGGACGCCGCCGCTCTCGCAGGTCCGCTCGACGCTCTCGGCCGACATCGGCGACGGCGTCGAGAACGACTTCACAGGCGTCCTCAGCTCGCTCCAGACCGCCCGTGGCGATGGCAACGGGCTCGACGAGGTGACGATCAGCCTGCTCGTCGCCGCGAAGAACGAGGTGCTGCTCTACGACATCAGCAAGTGGGGCGAGGACGTCGGCATCGCGAGCAAGGCAACGTTCTCGCGGACGAAGACCCGTCTCGAGGACATGGGCCTCATCGACACCGAGAAGGTCCCGATCGACGTCGGCCGACCCCGGCTCCGACTGAAGTTCGGCGACGAGCGCCTCTACGAGGCCAACACCGACCAGCTCGCGAGCGTCGCACAGAACCTCCTGACCTGA